CCTTAGTTGGTAGTACATTTACATTAGTAAATAATATCAAATATATGACTTTTTCCATTTGATAATAAGCTTTATATACTAAATTAAAATTTACATGAAATTTTATAAAATAAATTTTAATAAATTTCCTGTAAGTTTCCTGGAAGCATAAGAAGCCTAAAAATTTCGGTTTATGAGAATTTTCGATGCATTGAGGGAATCATCACCCCTTCTTAATCACCTGATGGGGTTTTAGCACACCGACACCTGTGGAATCACCCACCACCTCAATCTGGATGATCCAGTCGGGCTCATCTGCTTCCCTGATGGGGAAACGTTCCATAAGAGCCTCTGAAACAGCTTCAATAAGCTCATCAGCAGACTTTATATACCTTCTACCCCTCAAGTCACAGAACACCCTGAAGGTTTCACCTGCTTTAACCTTCCCGGATACCAGCACCATTATCTTCTCAATTATACTGTCCAGTCTTGTCTTCACAACAGCCTCCACAGGGACAACCTTGGATATGACCGTGGTTGGAGAATTTTTGATAATATTAGCCGCTTCAAGGGGATCCATATTAAGATCAAACAACAGAACATTTGGAAAATCAGATTCAATGACTCTGAGTTCACCCTCATACCTGGATAGTGCCATTTCAACCTCTTCAAGACCAACTATCTCCTCACCTGCAGCGCCGCCCTTCTGTCCACGCAGTGTAACAAGGAGGTTAAAATTTTCAGGACCCTTCAAAGAAATCACCCCCTTAAATAACTATGTCCAATGACACATAAGTCATTTACTGACCAGCGCACTGCAGTGGATTAGGGCCCCTCAGGGAATTAACACACATTCATTTTAACTTATCGAGCTTACTTCGGAGGTCCCCATCCTCGGGGGCCTTAACACCACTCAACTTCATTCCGGTTCAAGGTTGTATATGAGGAATCCAAGTATGAACCCGAATATACCAAAGGCAACAAAGCCCTCAAGGGCTGAGGCCAGGACATCCCCTCCAATTTCCATCCTCCCGATCATCCCCCAGATGAAGAGGACAGCAGAACCCAGAACAGCCATTATAAATGAGATCTTAATGGAATACTTCAGTCTTTCAATCAAGGTATTCACCTTATCCAAGTTTCTCATGGAGCCTCCTGAGTTCAGAGGGTATATCAATCATCTGGGGGCAGGGCATGCAGGAACAACACCCTGAACAGTTTGAGGCCCTCTCAGCCTCACCCATAATCTTACGGTACTCTGTCCTGACACCCCTCGTACTCATGAACCGGTATATCTCGTTCAGCAGTCTGAGGTTACGGGGTATGTCCACGCCCTCAGGGCAGGGCATGCAGTAGCCACACTCACTGCAGGGGACACTCTTTCTCATACGGTAGGCCCTCCGTACCTCCCTTAGAATGGCCTGATCATCCTCTGTAAGTTCCTCAGGGGATGAAGCGATTCTGATGTTCTCCCTCACCTCAGAGGTGCTGCTCATTCCACTCAGAACAACATCAACGTCATCCATGTCCCACAGGTACCGTAGACACCACTCCACAGGTTTCCTTTGGGTTTCGGCCATCCCATATATCTCCATAACCTCAGGGGGAATGTTCCGGACCAGTGAACCTCCACGGAGGGGCTCCATTATCACGGTACCCGCACCCTGACCCCTGGCATGGGATATGGTGGCAGGGTTTGCCTGTTCATCGTCAACTATGTTGTGCTGGACCTGAACAAGGTCCCAGTCGTAGGCCTCGAATATATCAAAGAAGACGTCTGCAGTGTCATGGAATGAGAAACCAACATATATACCCTCGTCACGAAGGGAGTCCAGGAATTCCATCACCCCCATGTCCATCAGGACAGACCATGACTCCATTTTAAGGTTATGGAGGAGGTAAATATCCAGCCTACCCCGGAGTCTCTCCCTCTGCTCATTCAGATAACTCTCCATGTCCCTCCGGTCCCTCACCAGCCAGGTGGGGAGCTTGGTTGCAACGTAAACATCAGGATAATCATTTTCTGAGAGGAAATCTCCTATGAAAACCTCACTCTTACCACCATGGTAGGTGTAGGCGGTGTCAATGTAGTTTATGCCGTTATCAAGGGCGAAAGCCAGGATCCTATCTGCAGCAGGTCTTTCAAGCCTGCCATTGACCTCTGGAAACCGCATAACGCCAATACCAAGAACAGATGCCTCTATATCTGTTGATCCAAGTTTCCTGCGGATCATAGATTTCACCTGCAATTACCTGTGGATGAGGCATACATCCATCCAGGAGCAACCCCCGCATATCTCCATGACCCTGCCTGAATTGATTAGAGCAAGCAGGGCGCCTTCAATGTCATGGAATGCCACCATGCATCCGCTCTCCAGGTTAAGGAGTTCCAGGACCCTCCGGTCCATGGACCTGATTTTTTCTTCATCCCTGAGA
This region of Methanothermobacter thermautotrophicus genomic DNA includes:
- a CDS encoding THUMP domain-containing protein yields the protein MKGPENFNLLVTLRGQKGGAAGEEIVGLEEVEMALSRYEGELRVIESDFPNVLLFDLNMDPLEAANIIKNSPTTVISKVVPVEAVVKTRLDSIIEKIMVLVSGKVKAGETFRVFCDLRGRRYIKSADELIEAVSEALMERFPIREADEPDWIIQIEVVGDSTGVGVLKPHQVIKKG
- a CDS encoding aldo/keto reductase → MIRRKLGSTDIEASVLGIGVMRFPEVNGRLERPAADRILAFALDNGINYIDTAYTYHGGKSEVFIGDFLSENDYPDVYVATKLPTWLVRDRRDMESYLNEQRERLRGRLDIYLLHNLKMESWSVLMDMGVMEFLDSLRDEGIYVGFSFHDTADVFFDIFEAYDWDLVQVQHNIVDDEQANPATISHARGQGAGTVIMEPLRGGSLVRNIPPEVMEIYGMAETQRKPVEWCLRYLWDMDDVDVVLSGMSSTSEVRENIRIASSPEELTEDDQAILREVRRAYRMRKSVPCSECGYCMPCPEGVDIPRNLRLLNEIYRFMSTRGVRTEYRKIMGEAERASNCSGCCSCMPCPQMIDIPSELRRLHEKLG